A segment of the Nasonia vitripennis strain AsymCx chromosome 2, Nvit_psr_1.1, whole genome shotgun sequence genome:
TACCTTATAACTAGGTTAAGTTTGAAACGCTGCATTACCGCTTTCAGCTGGACATCACCAAGAATCCACGCGTAAAAATCCGGCTGCTCCGCCAAAAGCTCCGAACCTCGAGAAGTGACGAAATCACGGGTATCCCTGTCTCGCTGCATAAACATGACGTCGATCGAGGCAAACCAACGCGCGCGGCAACTATCCCAAACTCTGTGCACATCCTCGGGAAACGGGAACAAATCGTCGGCGCTAGTCGACTGTCAACCCGCGAGTCAGCGCCACCGCTTGTCTCCGAGCGAGAGATGGCAATTCCGGCGAGAAATAAAACACGTCTCCATAGCTCTGCACGAGCGAAGCATCAATGCGTGAAACCAAGTCATCGTTTCGAATAAGCATTCACCGCCCGCGGCATTTTTCCGCGAGAAAATCGTAAACGTCTCGCGCTATTGTGCGCACTCGTAATAAAGAAAAGCTCGAGGCGCGAAGTAATTGACAGAAGAGAATCGAACAAAAGACGACTAATAGGCTTTCATGAGCGCGAAAAAACAAGCTCGTTAATCAAGCCGAGCGAAATAAAAGAGAACAAATCTCGGCCGACTATTATTCATCCCTCGCGCGATATCGGATAGCGAATCGAATGCGGCCGATAGAGGCAGAATATAGAGAACGCCGCGGCGAAAGAAAAGTGAAAATACGCGGCTCCGAGGCTTTGCGCGTGATTTACGTCGCATACATAACGCGAGCGCGCCGGTTTTTGTTGCTCGATGAATTTCGAAAACTTTTCAACCGCGCCGCATTCAAAAAAACGTCGAAACTTTCCCGCGCGCTGCCTTTCATTACATCCCATTTGGCAGTTCGAGAAAAGGGCCGCGAAGCGTTTCAGCTCGGAAAAAAAACGCGCCGAAGACTCTCTCGGGAAGATTTTTCAGCGCGGGAAACAAAGGGCGATTTAGTCCCTCTCGCTGGCTGCACGTACACGTCAACGGAGGTGAATCTGGGTCGCGCGCGCTTGCTCGATACCTCGTCCGCGTCTATATAAATCCTTTTTCCGCTATgatactcgctctctctctcgtatattatatacgGACCTTGAGCAGCTCGCTGCATCCCTCGGTTTCAATTGCAGCGAGCGCGGAGATAAAAGGGCGGCGATGTAGAGTCGTGTAAGGCCAGGGTCGATGGGCCGCCGGCAACGTCGGGGGGCTGCGCAGCCTCGGGACATCTGTAAAGCGCGAGCGATGAATGTTTGACGCCGCGTCTTGACCGCCGGGGGGCCTCTTTCGACACTCGCgcgattaaaaattcaaagcagACGCCGGCTCCTATGCAGTTCGTTtactcggctgctgctgcatgcaGCGGTGTGTCTCGATCGATTCGCTGATGTATAAAAGCTGCCTGTGTGTGCGCTTTATTTTCGCtgaaatttaaatgaaaaattcacctCATCGGGAATAGCGGCTGGATTCCAGGGCCGCTGATTAAATTCATCATCGGATTTTCGCGTGTATAGTATAGACTATAAGCTCGCGTTACAGCGTTatggaatttaaaaattttgcgcGGGAAATACCTCTGTAAATTCCTGCACGTGCCGCGTTACGAGCTGGTTATGCGTCGAGAGGTGTACACGAGGGAGAATCGTGTAATGAATTAGGCTGCGCGCAATCGATCGCGAGTTTGACGAACCGGTGCGTGATACGCGTCAGTAGTAACGTTCCGAGTCGATCAGACGGCGGAAGCTATGGTTCCCTAATTAATTGCCTCCACCTGTGTGTATGTTTCTGTTCGTGCACCGATACACATACTCCGTCAGTGTCTTTTTACCTCGTTCTCGCGCTGTATGCATGGGGCTTTGTcgtcctctttttttctctctctctctctctctctctctctctctctctctcttcttatACTTTGCCGGTTTTTGGAGCATATTAAATCGCATTTGGAGCGAGGGAAGAACTAGTTCATCGCtcgttatttataaaagcCGACTGATAAAAATAACGGCGTGTAAATAAAAGGGAGCTGCGAAGGCCGCTCTCGTCCTCGGGAACGAAAGCTCACAGCCGAGCTGCCTTTTATACGCCGCGTACGatcgaaatatttcatctcGATAcctgataaaaaagaaaattgaaaccGCGAAATTGAAATCACAGAGGCGTCGGCGGTGGCCTATCATTCCCGCGCTATCGTACATAGCTGAGGTAAGAATAAAAGCGGCTCTCTAAAAATATACACGTCGggcgagctgcgcgcgcgttgGCGTAAAATCGACTCCGTCTCTTCTCGGGACATCGTATCGGGGGCCGACCTCGATATACAAGCGGACGAGAGAGTGAGTGCGATGCTCATCGATACGGAGGCCGATGCGATAAATAAGGGcctattttacattttttatatatagaagtagtgcgcgcgcgagagccgctCTCCGATGTGCGCGGGATAGGACTGATGAGGCCTTGCGCACCAGTGAGAGAGTGCATAGCTGGCCCGTCGCGCGGAGGAAATTAATTTGCCCGAACGGGGATGTCGATGGCTCCTCCGAGAGAGGTGGGGATGGCCTCAATTGCTACTCGATGTGAAATATAGGGCTACTCTGAACCGAGGGAGACtgcactatatatatatatactgtgtCGGGAGCTTTCGACTGCGATAAGACTGCGGATGTTTTAATATTCTGATAATGGGGGATATGGTACCTATATAGTTTTCGCTGAGTCGCAGGATGTGGAATAATGCGgagatcaattttttttcttttttctttcgagGACGTTGAAAAAGTATGTCGGGATATTAACGTTTAAATCCTCGTGAAATTCGCCAATCAAGCTGGAATTTTCGAAAAGATAATTTTATACGCTCCGGCGAGTATAGCCGAGGAGTCCTTCGAAAGCGCACATTTTTGTGGTGTATTATACCAGCGAGGAAAATCGATGTATCATTCGCGGGCGACCACATATAGCCCCGAGAGAGAATCTGCGCCGTATTTATACGATCAAACGTTGAAACGTCGAATTTTCCACTTTGACAGATCCCGTCGAGCCGCGGCGAGATAAAACTGCGCCCGAGCTGTCTAACAAACTCTctgacttttatttttatttacatcgCAGAACATCTCCGCTCGtcgaatttttccaataaatcCGAGTAAACACGTTTGTCcgtctttattaaaaatatttcatcggATGTCCTTGCCGAGCACAAGCCCCCAGCCTCATTCATATACACATCGCACCCAATGCTCGAAGTTTTTTTCAACGCAAAATCCACACACCCCTGCCAATTTCAATAATCCTCCTTTTCCGACTACTCCTATGTGGATAAGGGCAGCCTCCCACGAAGGAAAATCAGTCGGAGAGCGATCAATCGAATTCACTCCGACTTTTCTTATCTCCGAGTACAAGATAATTGCGttttctgctctctctctctctctctctctctcccttccttCCCCCACTACGGAGCTTTCACGCCAGAGAGCCGGTCCCTTTAAAAGCTCGATTCAAGCCCCTCGGACGTATGTAGGTAAACCCCCTCGACGTAACCTTGCGCCAGGGGCCACGTAGTACACAGCTGACGGTAATCCACCTACACAtccagagaaagaaaaaagcgctGCAGTCATCCCCTTGCTCGAGCGAGCAACCCCTATGCTACACTCATCGCCATAGCAaccccgtcgtcgtcgccgtcgccgccggAAAATCAACGCTACCCTACGAGAGcgacgactctctctctctctctctctctctctctctctctctctattccgGCGCCTTCCGTCACGATTTGCATGTAATTATTTTCCTTTCGTCGCTGAATTCTtgctcaagagagagagagagagagagagagagagagagagagagagaggaattcAAGCTTAGGTACACAGACGAAATTCTCGAGACGATTTTCTCGAGAACGAGCCACTCGACGAGCTGCGGGTACTTGGCTGTATAATCCGTTTAGCGACTcctcttttatattttcaagtTTCTCCCGCGCATTATTCTTATGAGCAAAACCGCGAGTAATTTTCAAGAGCGAGAGTGTATACTAAAATAATTCGTTTCacgactttttttaatttagtgaAAATCGTTACGAGGGAAATCGAAAAGAAAAAGTCCCCCGCACTTTCGTGTGTGGTGGCACACTTTTTTCCCGCTCGGAAACTCCATATGCAAATAAAGCCGCACGCAGAGCATAACGGAGATCCGCGCTGGTCATCCCGCCCAGCGAACCGAATGATCGTCGTCATCCTCGAACATTACCCGTCTCCGTCGgcgcacatacacacgagCCTACAGCCCGCTGGTCCGGTCAGTCGCGCTACAGAACAATGCCGATACACAGCCCATCGCCAGCCTCTTGATTTATCAGGCGTTCCACCCCCGCAGTGCGCGATATTACAGCAGACCTAAAAAGAAAAGTGATTTGTGGCTTCGATTAAAAGATGcttctcctcttcctccttcCCAACTCGGTCCTGGCCGTCGTTAATCCTTCTCCGAGCCCGACGCCATCCTCGTCGTCCCTATCGGTGCTCCTGCCCCCGACGAACCACTCGAGCAGCGTCGAAATGAACGCGGCGAtgatgcagcagcaggagaAGAAAGTGGAGCCCGACTGGTCGCCCAGTCTGCCTGATCTAACGCAaatgcaacagcagcagtacAGCTACACTCCACCTCCGCCCTTCATGCCAGCCAACTATTACCTGCCCGGTAAATGCAAGCTTTTGTTTCTATTCTCCCCgtgtaggtgtgtgtgtgtgtgtgtctttgAATTGAAGGGCACAATGGGAACGATAGAAACTGTGATTTACGCGCGGGACTCCGGGGGAATTTCCGCTGGAATGTcgtctgtgtatgtgtgtgcatgaAAGGGCTCGCGAAAGATATGCGAGATAAAACCCGGTACAACTCGGAAAGCGCGCGGTATCCCGCGAATCCCCAGTATAATTCGATTCCGCGGCTTTCAAACATTTGCTTTGACGCGTGTAAAAAAAGGCTGCCCCCCGCGTTTTTACCCCTGAATAATTCGCATATTTTTCCCGAGCGCTCTGTGCGTATCCGTTTCACTAGTTCGATACATCCTTCGGATACGCGCACAACGAAGTGTAGGCATTAAATCAATCGAACGAGATGGACTGCTTCCACAGGCAATAATCATTACGGGCCAGCAGCCCCGTCGACAGAGTTCCGGGCGAGCGAGCACTACGTCTACCCTTTCGAGCCGCAGAGCTACGCTTATCCTGTGTCGGCGCCGTCGATAGACTCGGCGCTGATACCCACGGCTAAGCACTTCGTTATCGTCAGCTTCATCGGCCTGCTACTGCTCTTCGCCGTGATTCAGAACTCCATAGCCGCTGCCAAGCGCAAGGACGCCCTCGTCGAGGTGCTATCCAACCGGAGGAAGAGGGAACTCGTCGCTCTCGATGACATGGTACTTGGTATTTCATGTGTAATTCTTTAGAGCGTGAGAGCTTTGTGATTAACTCGGGAAAACTTTTCAGACACCGGAGCTGGTATCGGCGCTGAAAGAGGACGCCCGAGTGCGCTGCATCCAGCGCACGCTTTGTTACGAGAATCGCAAGCTCCTCGAGGATCTCGGCTTCGTCGGCAAAGTTCTCGGCAAGTATTTAACGTGAGTATCCCATTACCCTTTTACCTATCTCTCTTGTACGCTGACAATAATTGCCGGAGACTTCTCTTCTTCTCCGACGGAAAAACTTCCGGCGAACTTTCTCGACGGACGATATAGGACGATATATATCTCGTCTCTCTCCACTTTGGCAGTGACAAACGCGCGACTTGTGTTTCCCGGCTTTTCGATATTTCGCGTGTATATACGAGCGGAATAGAGAGGAGTTTTAAAGTTGCCGCGAGATGCAACTTTTCGATGAAAAAGCAGAGATCCAGCGCTCGtgacgactctctctctctctctctctctctctctctctctaccccGAACGAGACGACACTAtgggcgctcgcgcgcggaatatGGAAGCGCAATTCCAACTTTTACATCGCTGCTCTTATTGAAtccctctatctctatctcgtATAGCATTGTCCGTGAAATGATTTTAGTGCCGGAACGAGTTTTCCGATTCCACCTACTCTGCAGCACTGCGCGCAAGCGAGAGAATGGAATTCTTTTCAGAGGCCAGATATTATATTCGATTCCCGCGCGCTGCActtgtttttcaattttacatcATCTTCCGCTCCTCGAGCGATTTCATCGAATCGAATATCGCGTCTTTGTTATATACTAGTTTCTACGTGAATCTCGCGGGCGTTTGTTCTCAGGCGTGGCGTGCAAAGTTCGCTGAAAGAGTTATCGCCTGGCTGGGATCGGCTCGTCGAGGACGCGGCCAATGCCGGACTCAGAGGCGAAGATTGCGACGTTGTCTACAGAGACTGCAATTTTGTTGAAACTCCAGATGAGGCGGCGATCGATGACGAGGAAGAATAGACGCGCTAGACTCGCTGCTCTGCGATGAATGAACAAGCAACTGGAGCATcatggctgctgctgctgctgccgctctaGTGCATCGCGTGTGTCTCTGCATAAAGAGAAAATGAATCGtacatgtgtgtgcgtgtatattcTGTGCAGCGGGAATTTAGAGCGATGCTTAGAGACACGCGATCTCTTCttgcattctttttttttcgtactTTAGCGTGTAAGTGTTGCAATTTGTAAATAACAGCGCGATTGCTGCGGGCGTTCTAGTTTTTAAGCTCTGAAAATTATTATGGTGTGCATGTCATTGAGATGttgaataaaaagaaaaacgatgTACGGAAGAGATGGTTTTCGGAGTAAGAAAACAAGCCCAAGTAATGGTTTctcaatttttaattacaatacGTTGTTTTGCTTGTTTTTTATCGCTACAAACATCGACATCCAGCCTGAACTATTTTATAGACAGCATAGTCTGCTCTCTACGCTCACTTCGATGCTCTCTTTCGCACTCTTCCGTTCACTCTCAGTTTCTCACACTCGCTTTTAAtccgtttttttcttttcattatttttattcaaattcgcACATTCTCGCGCGTTTCTCTCGCACACTCTCACTTGGAATCATAttacattatataaaaaatatgaaatcaCGAACGAAAACAGAGGATAATGGAGACAATGATAAAATTGCGCTGATACTTCAATCACCTCTTatactctcgctctcgctcgctctcaaCTAATTACATAACACTATCGTTATTATCGTTCATAACATTAAGGCATTACGTATTTATAAGTTCTCCATTGCTCCGTATCGTCGCGCTATACAGCAATTATGTATCGCTAAGTcgcattttctttttatataactTAAATCATAGACGGTGAGATCGCTCGTTGCAATAGTCCAGGCTTATAAACACaatgaaaatcataaaatatatgtataaatatttttagtcGAACGCATATACAATCGGTGTACAAGAACGGAAATGGAGATAGTTCTCTGATGCCCATCAGCCGATTTCGTTTGTCCCCCTGCACTCTTTAAACGATGTGCAGGCGAGCAACGCATCCAGCCCCTTTGCAGTGTTTCAAGTATAGACGCATCTCTTTTCGCGCACTTTGAGCaagaaaattacaaaaaaatccaTACCGTATAACGTCGCGTGCGGTTTATGCGCGCACACGCGAATCGAGGGCACGAAAGCGTTCGaatatctttctctcttgtgGCGAaggcgttatttttttttactttttatcaGTCACAAAAGTTAGTTGCGCGTTAAAATACGGATTAATCGTCCGTAAATGACCGCAGCTGGCGCGCTTAATTGATTATCGCGAAAAGCGTCAGCGGACATTCGTAATTTTCAAGCACgctattttcttcttttgttaGACTTTGAGCGTATACGGGGATACGATCAACGgcagaaataaaaaaggaCTTGCGAAGTCGCTcgcaataataacaaaattagtaaaattgaaaaacgcgtaaacaaatttatttgctGCAAGCTGCAAACTAACTGTCACTAGTGTACATAACAGAGAATCGAAGGTTCGTATGCGGTTGTCAATTATCATTTGATAAGAaccgaaagaaagaaaaaagaaaataaaacaaaatgaaacatGTTCATTCATTGAAAATACATTGCTTTGACCGGTGCACTGACACAAATCTTGCGAACGCGCGAAATGCCTTTAAtctctttgtttttctctcgTGAAAGCATAGCGCGCGCCGAATTGTCTCTGTTTCTCTTAAAAAGACTGACACTCGCATTCTCACACAGCCTCTCGTCGTCAATTATTCGCACATCAATTTTCATCATGTTTTCTCTGCGGCGAAATCGTCGCGTAACTCACTTCTTCATCCGGTAGTTATGTCATTAGATATCGTTACAAAAGTATTACTATGTACAAGCTCCAGAAACACTGGCC
Coding sequences within it:
- the LOC116416141 gene encoding uncharacterized protein LOC116416141 — protein: MLLLFLLPNSVLAVVNPSPSPTPSSSSLSVLLPPTNHSSSVEMNAAMMQQQEKKVEPDWSPSLPDLTQMQQQQYSYTPPPPFMPANYYLPGNNHYGPAAPSTEFRASEHYVYPFEPQSYAYPVSAPSIDSALIPTAKHFVIVSFIGLLLLFAVIQNSIAAAKRKDALVEVLSNRRKRELVALDDMTPELVSALKEDARVRCIQRTLCYENRKLLEDLGFVGKVLGKYLTRGVQSSLKELSPGWDRLVEDAANAGLRGEDCDVVYRDCNFVETPDEAAIDDEEE